A single Candidatus Bipolaricaulota bacterium DNA region contains:
- a CDS encoding HU family DNA-binding protein has protein sequence MNKGEFIDRLADSTNLTKKEARRLLDSVLGLIQDTLLQGEEVKLVGFGKFGVRARKASSRINPQTKEQIHVDAKVVPLFKPGKELRRQIEKGLKVTPNGGVAKK, from the coding sequence ATGAATAAAGGCGAATTCATCGATCGTTTGGCCGACTCGACGAACCTGACCAAGAAGGAGGCCCGCCGGCTTCTCGATTCGGTCCTCGGGCTGATTCAGGACACCCTCCTCCAGGGGGAGGAAGTGAAGCTCGTCGGCTTCGGAAAGTTCGGGGTACGCGCCCGCAAGGCAAGCAGCCGGATTAATCCTCAGACCAAGGAACAGATCCACGTCGACGCGAAGGTCGTCCCCCTGTTCAAGCCGGGGAAAGAGCTCCGGCGCCAGATCGAAAAGGGGCTCAAGGTTACCCCGAACGGCGGGGTGGCGAAGAAGTAA